Proteins encoded in a region of the Streptomyces sp. NBC_00310 genome:
- a CDS encoding ketopantoate reductase family protein, which translates to MRYIVIGAGAVGGAIGGRLAQAGHEVVLVARGAHHTALRDHGLRLVTPDGAHTHHLPTVTDPAALGHLRPDDVLLLAVKTQDTEPALAAWGPAPVTGGGTAAERLPLVCAQNGVEGQRLALRRFHRVYGVCVWLPATFVEPGVVSAAGTPLTGMLHLGRYPHGTDETAHRIAADLEKSRFEAPVVPDVRRWQYAKLLANLGNALEAVSGPATGEAAGALYARVRAEGERVLDAAGIAYASAEEQRRTRGDKITLVPLDGASRGGGSSWQSLARGTGTIEADHLNGEITLLGRLHGVPTPLNDLLRRLANTFAHERREAGSLPVAELTRLADEAVAFVQEDRATRP; encoded by the coding sequence ATGCGCTATATCGTCATCGGCGCCGGCGCGGTCGGCGGAGCCATCGGCGGCCGCCTCGCCCAAGCCGGCCACGAGGTCGTCCTGGTGGCCCGCGGCGCCCACCACACCGCCCTGCGCGACCACGGCCTGCGCCTCGTCACCCCCGACGGCGCCCACACCCACCACCTCCCCACGGTCACCGACCCCGCCGCCCTCGGCCACCTCCGTCCCGACGACGTCCTCCTCCTCGCCGTGAAGACCCAGGACACCGAGCCGGCCCTCGCCGCCTGGGGTCCCGCCCCGGTGACCGGCGGCGGCACCGCCGCGGAGCGGCTCCCCCTGGTCTGCGCCCAGAACGGCGTCGAGGGCCAGCGCCTCGCCCTGCGCCGCTTCCACCGCGTGTACGGCGTGTGCGTCTGGCTGCCCGCCACCTTCGTCGAGCCCGGCGTCGTGTCGGCGGCCGGTACCCCGCTCACCGGCATGCTCCACCTCGGCCGCTACCCGCACGGCACCGACGAGACGGCCCACCGCATCGCCGCCGATCTGGAGAAATCCCGGTTCGAGGCCCCGGTCGTACCGGACGTGCGGCGCTGGCAGTACGCCAAGCTGCTGGCCAACCTGGGCAACGCCCTCGAAGCGGTGAGCGGCCCGGCCACCGGCGAGGCGGCGGGCGCGCTGTACGCCCGGGTGCGGGCGGAGGGCGAGCGGGTCCTCGACGCCGCCGGGATCGCGTACGCGAGCGCCGAGGAGCAGAGGCGGACCCGGGGCGACAAGATCACCCTCGTCCCGCTGGACGGCGCTTCGCGCGGCGGCGGCTCCTCCTGGCAGTCCCTCGCCCGGGGCACCGGCACCATCGAGGCCGACCACCTCAACGGCGAGATCACCCTGCTGGGCCGCCTGCACGGCGTACCGACCCCGCTCAACGACCTGCTGCGACGGCTCGCGAACACGTTCGCCCACGAGCGCAGGGAGGCCGGTTCGCTGCCGGTGGCGGAGCTGACGCGGCTGGCGGACGAGGCTGTCGCGTTTGTTCAAGAGGACCGGGCGACCCGTCCCTAG
- a CDS encoding GNAT family N-acetyltransferase has protein sequence MTTTPISLREVRDSDLPFFWRHGSDTEAQQVAAFTRDYHNDRELFDQHWAKIRANPDILPRTVVADGEVVGNAAVFGPPDEREVTYWIDRAHWGRGIATAALTALIDLHPARPLYAHAAADNTGSIRVLRKCGFVVTGHDRGFALSRDAEIDEVALILRAA, from the coding sequence ATGACGACCACGCCGATCTCCCTCCGCGAAGTGCGGGACAGCGACCTGCCGTTCTTCTGGCGGCACGGGTCCGACACCGAGGCACAGCAGGTCGCCGCTTTCACCCGGGACTACCACAACGACCGGGAGCTCTTCGACCAGCACTGGGCGAAGATCCGCGCGAATCCCGACATCCTGCCGCGCACGGTGGTCGCCGACGGCGAGGTCGTCGGCAACGCGGCGGTCTTCGGCCCGCCGGACGAACGCGAGGTCACCTACTGGATCGACCGCGCCCACTGGGGCCGAGGCATCGCCACCGCCGCCCTCACCGCCCTGATCGACCTCCACCCCGCCCGCCCCCTGTACGCCCACGCGGCCGCCGACAACACCGGTTCGATCCGCGTCCTGCGGAAGTGCGGCTTCGTCGTCACCGGCCACGATCGGGGCTTCGCCCTGTCCCGCGACGCCGAGATCGACGAAGTGGCCCTCATACTCCGGGCCGCCTAG
- a CDS encoding 3'-5' exonuclease, giving the protein MGWHRQLLIGFDLETTGTDPREARIVTGAVIEVKDGEPVGHREWLADPGMEIPEEAVAVHGITNARAVAEGRPADQVADAIADVLVSYWKTGVPVVAYNAAFDLTLLSAELRRHALPSLRERLGGRDPAPVIDPYTIDRSVDRYRRGKRNLEAVCGEYGVPLDAAHDASADALAAARLARAIAQRHPKVAALGPAELHRRQIDWYAEWAADFQAFLRRKGNPEAVVDAIWPLREPAEETV; this is encoded by the coding sequence ATGGGTTGGCACCGGCAGCTGCTGATCGGCTTCGACCTGGAGACCACCGGGACGGACCCGCGCGAGGCGCGTATCGTCACGGGCGCGGTCATCGAGGTCAAGGACGGGGAGCCGGTCGGACACCGGGAATGGCTCGCCGACCCGGGCATGGAGATCCCGGAGGAGGCGGTGGCGGTGCACGGCATCACCAACGCCCGTGCCGTGGCCGAGGGCAGACCTGCCGACCAGGTCGCCGACGCCATCGCCGACGTCCTCGTCTCCTACTGGAAGACGGGCGTCCCGGTCGTGGCGTACAACGCGGCCTTCGACCTGACCCTGCTCTCCGCCGAGCTGCGCCGGCACGCCCTGCCGTCCCTGCGCGAACGACTCGGCGGCCGCGACCCGGCCCCGGTCATCGACCCGTACACGATCGACCGCTCCGTCGACCGCTACCGCCGCGGCAAGCGCAACCTCGAAGCGGTCTGCGGGGAGTACGGCGTCCCGCTCGACGCCGCGCACGATGCCTCCGCCGACGCCCTGGCCGCCGCCCGGCTCGCCCGCGCGATAGCCCAGCGCCATCCGAAGGTCGCCGCCCTCGGCCCGGCCGAGCTGCACCGCCGCCAGATCGACTGGTACGCCGAGTGGGCCGCCGACTTCCAGGCCTTCCTCCGCCGCAAGGGCAACCCGGAGGCGGTCGTGGACGCGATCTGGCCGCTGCGCGAGCCGGCGGAGGAGACGGTATGA
- the mgt gene encoding macrolide-inactivating glycosyltransferase codes for MTSHIAMFSIAAHGHVNPSLEVIRELVARGHRVTYAIPPAFAEKVARTGAEPKLWHSTLPGPDADPEAWGATLLDNVEPFLNDAIQALPQLVEAYEGDEPDLVLHDITAYPAPVLAHRWGVKAISLSPNLVAWTGYEEEVAEPMWAEPKKTERGKAYYARFQAWLEENGIAEHPDSFVGRPARSLVLIPKALQPNADRVDESRYTFVGACQGDRAAQGGWSRPAGAEKVLLVSLGSSFTKQPDFYRECVKAFGDLPGWHMVLQVGRHVDPAELGEIPANVEVRDWVPQLAILRQADAFITHAGAGGSQEGLATATPMVAVPQAVDQFGNADMLQSLGVARHLPREEATAGALREAVLALVDDPEVARRLDEVRRGMMGEGGTRRAADLVEAELSGGSRRH; via the coding sequence ATGACCTCCCACATCGCCATGTTCTCCATCGCCGCCCACGGCCACGTGAACCCGAGCCTCGAAGTGATCCGGGAGCTGGTGGCCCGAGGCCACCGGGTGACGTACGCGATCCCGCCGGCCTTCGCGGAGAAGGTGGCGCGGACCGGTGCCGAGCCGAAGCTCTGGCACTCGACGCTGCCCGGCCCGGACGCCGACCCCGAAGCATGGGGGGCCACGCTCCTCGACAATGTGGAGCCCTTCCTGAACGACGCGATCCAGGCCCTGCCGCAACTCGTCGAGGCGTACGAGGGCGACGAGCCCGACCTCGTGCTGCACGACATCACCGCGTACCCGGCGCCCGTCCTCGCCCACCGCTGGGGCGTGAAGGCGATCTCGCTGTCCCCGAACCTGGTCGCCTGGACCGGCTACGAGGAAGAGGTCGCCGAACCCATGTGGGCCGAGCCGAAGAAGACGGAACGCGGCAAGGCGTACTACGCCCGCTTCCAGGCCTGGCTGGAGGAGAACGGGATCGCCGAGCACCCCGACTCGTTCGTCGGAAGGCCCGCCCGTTCCCTGGTCCTCATCCCGAAGGCGCTCCAGCCGAACGCCGACCGGGTCGACGAGAGCCGCTACACCTTCGTCGGCGCCTGCCAGGGCGACCGCGCGGCACAGGGTGGCTGGTCGCGACCGGCAGGCGCGGAGAAGGTGCTGCTCGTCTCCCTCGGCTCGTCCTTCACCAAGCAGCCCGACTTCTACCGCGAGTGCGTGAAGGCCTTCGGCGACCTGCCCGGCTGGCACATGGTGCTCCAGGTCGGCAGGCACGTCGACCCGGCCGAGCTGGGGGAGATCCCGGCCAACGTGGAGGTGCGGGACTGGGTGCCGCAGCTCGCGATCCTCAGGCAGGCCGACGCGTTCATCACCCACGCGGGCGCCGGGGGCAGTCAGGAAGGGCTCGCCACCGCCACGCCCATGGTCGCCGTACCGCAGGCCGTCGACCAGTTCGGCAACGCCGACATGCTCCAGTCGCTCGGCGTCGCCCGCCATCTGCCCAGGGAGGAGGCGACGGCCGGGGCCCTGCGGGAGGCGGTCCTCGCCCTCGTCGACGACCCCGAGGTGGCGCGCCGGCTCGACGAGGTGCGGCGGGGGATGATGGGCGAGGGCGGCACCCGACGGGCCGCCGATCTCGTCGAGGCCGAGCTGAGCGGCGGATCGAGGCGGCACTGA
- a CDS encoding carbohydrate ABC transporter permease — protein MRTGRAARTGQYAALLAYLVFLAFPFLWLVSTAFKPARELGSLHPTWIPKDPTLDNFRQAFDEQPLLQAALNSLVAALGAAVVAVLIATPMAYVMARHRTTLSRMATGWVVVSQAFPFVLVIIPLFLVLKNLRLINSMPGLIMVYVVWALPFALWMLVGYVRAVPAELEEAAAVDGAGKLRTLVSVTAPLLAPGIVATALFAFITAWNEFFFALVLLKTPEKQTLPVVLTHFIGAEGVADLGPLAAAAFLATLPSLVVFAVIQKRITGGMLAGAVKS, from the coding sequence GTGAGGACCGGCAGGGCTGCACGAACCGGTCAGTACGCGGCCCTCCTCGCGTATCTCGTCTTCCTCGCGTTCCCCTTCCTCTGGCTGGTCTCCACCGCCTTCAAACCGGCCCGCGAGCTGGGCAGTCTCCACCCGACCTGGATCCCGAAGGACCCGACCCTCGACAACTTCCGGCAGGCCTTCGACGAACAGCCCCTGCTGCAGGCCGCGCTCAACTCGCTGGTCGCGGCGCTCGGCGCGGCCGTCGTCGCCGTACTGATCGCGACCCCGATGGCGTACGTCATGGCCCGGCACCGCACGACGCTGTCGCGGATGGCGACCGGGTGGGTGGTGGTCAGCCAGGCGTTCCCGTTCGTGCTGGTGATCATCCCGCTGTTCCTGGTGCTGAAGAACCTCCGGCTGATCAACTCCATGCCCGGACTGATCATGGTGTACGTGGTGTGGGCGCTGCCGTTCGCCCTGTGGATGCTCGTCGGTTACGTCCGCGCCGTGCCCGCCGAGCTGGAGGAGGCGGCGGCGGTCGACGGGGCCGGGAAGCTGCGCACGCTGGTGTCGGTGACGGCGCCGCTGCTGGCGCCGGGCATCGTGGCGACGGCGCTGTTCGCGTTCATCACCGCCTGGAACGAGTTCTTCTTCGCGCTGGTGCTGCTCAAGACCCCGGAGAAACAGACCCTGCCGGTGGTGCTCACCCACTTCATCGGCGCGGAGGGCGTGGCCGACCTCGGCCCCCTGGCCGCTGCGGCCTTCCTCGCCACGCTCCCCTCGCTGGTCGTCTTCGCGGTCATCCAGAAACGGATCACGGGCGGCATGCTCGCCGGGGCGGTGAAGAGCTGA
- a CDS encoding carbohydrate ABC transporter permease — protein MTLATATPKRPRPVKRRTSAGDGERRLLDHGAWFLVLPALIPILVLSVGPLLYGIALAFTDAQSGRTEPTRWIGTLNFQDLLHDTLFWDSFRIGLLWAVGVTVPQFLLGLGLALLLNQPLRLRWLARALAIIPWAMPEVVVGIMWRLVYNPDAGILNETIRDLGLGDGRDWLSGLATALPAVMVVGVWAGMPQTTVALLAGLQNTPRELHEAAAMDGAGAWRRFRTVTWPAIRPVALAITALNFIWNFNSFALVYVLTNGGPGGRTRLPMLFAYEEAFRYGQFGYAAAMGCVMVAVISIVLAFHLVGRLRRGGDA, from the coding sequence ATGACCTTGGCGACCGCGACGCCGAAGCGCCCGCGACCGGTGAAGCGGCGCACCTCGGCCGGGGACGGGGAGCGGCGCCTCCTCGACCACGGCGCCTGGTTCCTGGTGCTGCCCGCGCTGATCCCCATCCTGGTGCTGAGCGTCGGACCGCTGTTGTACGGGATCGCGCTGGCGTTCACCGACGCCCAGTCCGGCCGGACCGAACCCACCCGCTGGATCGGCACGCTCAACTTCCAGGACCTGCTGCACGACACCCTGTTCTGGGACTCCTTCCGCATCGGCCTGCTGTGGGCGGTCGGCGTGACCGTGCCGCAGTTCCTGCTCGGCCTCGGCCTGGCTTTGCTTCTCAACCAGCCCCTACGGCTGCGCTGGCTGGCGCGGGCGCTCGCGATCATCCCCTGGGCCATGCCCGAGGTGGTCGTCGGCATCATGTGGCGGCTCGTCTACAACCCCGACGCGGGCATCCTCAACGAGACCATCCGCGACCTGGGCCTCGGCGACGGCCGCGACTGGCTGAGCGGACTGGCCACCGCCCTGCCCGCCGTCATGGTGGTCGGTGTCTGGGCGGGCATGCCCCAGACCACCGTCGCCCTCCTGGCCGGCCTGCAGAACACCCCGCGCGAACTGCACGAGGCCGCCGCGATGGACGGCGCGGGCGCCTGGCGCCGCTTCCGCACGGTCACCTGGCCCGCCATCCGTCCCGTCGCCCTCGCGATCACCGCCCTCAACTTCATCTGGAACTTCAACTCCTTCGCCCTGGTGTACGTCCTGACCAACGGCGGCCCGGGCGGCCGGACCCGCCTGCCGATGCTCTTCGCGTACGAGGAGGCCTTCCGCTACGGGCAGTTCGGGTACGCGGCGGCGATGGGATGTGTGATGGTCGCGGTGATCTCGATCGTCCTCGCGTTCCATCTGGTCGGCCGGCTGAGGCGGGGTGGTGACGCGTGA
- a CDS encoding ABC transporter substrate-binding protein encodes MRARRLITTLLLCLLAGGCTGDDTASDDGRVTLRFQSLAWQEESVAANKELVKEWNATHPDVKVEYVQGSWDSVHDQLLTSFEGGEAPDIIHDASDDLADFAYGGYLADLRELLPERLRSDIPERSWETTTFGDGIYGVPFLQEPRVLIANATWLRESGVRVPTPENPWTWAEFREVAEELSGDGRYGVAWPLKEPVSATLNLSLSAGGQLFHRDADGKVQVRFEAADAVVPKTVHDEVNSDGSASSTTLGMGGSDTLPGFFGGTYAMVPLGFSYRQQIVQQAPEGFDWQVLPAPAGADGLTQGVSPQTLSVAEDSPHKEEAAAFIDFLLRPENMVRLALGDWMLPTGTEALKDPALHTTEHDWATGTALAAHLRSAPAQSVRGYPEWKDKVATPAYQEYYSGAIDLDELRERLEDDGNLVLARYQR; translated from the coding sequence ATGCGCGCACGACGGCTGATCACCACCCTGCTGCTGTGCCTCCTGGCCGGCGGCTGCACCGGCGACGACACCGCCTCCGACGACGGCCGCGTCACCCTCCGCTTCCAGTCCCTGGCCTGGCAGGAGGAGTCCGTCGCGGCCAACAAGGAGCTGGTGAAGGAGTGGAACGCGACCCACCCGGACGTCAAGGTCGAGTACGTCCAGGGGTCCTGGGACAGCGTCCACGACCAGCTGCTCACCTCCTTCGAGGGCGGTGAGGCGCCGGACATCATCCACGACGCCTCCGACGACCTCGCGGACTTCGCGTACGGCGGCTACCTCGCCGATCTGCGCGAGCTGCTGCCGGAGCGGCTCAGGTCGGACATCCCGGAGCGCAGTTGGGAGACGACGACCTTCGGGGACGGGATCTACGGGGTGCCGTTCCTCCAGGAACCGAGGGTCCTGATCGCCAACGCCACCTGGCTCCGCGAGTCGGGCGTACGGGTTCCGACGCCCGAGAACCCGTGGACCTGGGCGGAGTTCCGCGAAGTCGCCGAGGAGCTGAGCGGCGACGGCAGGTACGGCGTCGCCTGGCCGCTGAAGGAACCGGTGTCGGCCACGCTGAACCTCTCCCTGTCGGCGGGCGGGCAGCTGTTCCACCGGGACGCGGACGGCAAGGTCCAGGTCCGCTTCGAGGCGGCCGACGCGGTGGTCCCGAAGACCGTGCACGACGAGGTGAACAGCGACGGGAGCGCGTCGAGCACCACGCTCGGCATGGGCGGCTCCGACACGCTGCCCGGCTTCTTCGGCGGCACGTACGCGATGGTCCCGCTCGGCTTCTCGTACCGTCAGCAGATCGTCCAGCAGGCCCCCGAGGGCTTCGACTGGCAGGTGCTGCCCGCCCCGGCCGGCGCCGACGGCCTCACCCAGGGCGTCAGTCCGCAGACCCTGTCCGTCGCCGAGGACAGCCCGCACAAGGAGGAGGCCGCCGCGTTCATCGACTTCCTCCTCCGCCCCGAGAACATGGTCCGTCTGGCCCTCGGCGACTGGATGCTCCCGACCGGTACCGAGGCCCTCAAGGACCCCGCCCTGCACACGACCGAGCACGACTGGGCCACCGGCACCGCTCTCGCCGCCCATCTGCGTTCCGCCCCCGCCCAGTCCGTGCGCGGTTACCCGGAGTGGAAGGACAAGGTCGCCACCCCCGCCTACCAGGAGTACTACAGCGGCGCGATCGACCTCGACGAGCTGCGCGAACGGCTGGAGGACGACGGCAACCTGGTGCTGGCCCGCTATCAGCGCTGA
- a CDS encoding phosphotransferase enzyme family protein — protein sequence MDEARARDVLAAAGVLPGAAGEARLLALGENAVFAAGDLVVKVGRDAELLDRARRELSVADWLADADVPAVRAAEPEALLVEGHPVTVWHRLPDSVRPAGPRDLAELLRLVHALPAPPFALPRRELLGGVERWLRLAGDAIDPADAAYLRERRDGFASAAAALTPHLPPGPIHGDALPRNVHLGPDGPVLVDLETFSGDLREHDLVVMALSHDRYGLPAGEYDTFTAAYGWDVRAWDGCSVLRGARETASCAWVAQHAPTNPKALTEFERRVASLRDGDETVRWYPF from the coding sequence ATGGACGAGGCACGGGCGCGGGACGTACTGGCCGCGGCCGGTGTGCTGCCCGGCGCGGCCGGGGAGGCGCGGCTGCTCGCGCTGGGCGAGAACGCGGTGTTCGCCGCCGGTGACCTGGTGGTCAAGGTGGGCCGCGACGCCGAACTCCTGGACCGGGCCCGCCGCGAACTGAGCGTCGCCGACTGGCTCGCCGACGCGGACGTCCCGGCGGTGCGGGCCGCCGAGCCGGAGGCCCTGCTCGTCGAGGGGCACCCGGTGACGGTGTGGCACCGGCTGCCCGACTCCGTACGCCCCGCCGGGCCGCGCGATTTGGCCGAACTCCTTCGGCTGGTCCACGCCCTCCCCGCCCCGCCCTTCGCACTGCCCCGCCGTGAACTGCTGGGCGGTGTGGAGCGCTGGCTGCGCCTCGCCGGGGACGCGATCGACCCGGCGGACGCGGCCTACCTCCGCGAACGCCGCGACGGCTTCGCGTCGGCGGCGGCCGCCCTCACCCCCCACCTTCCCCCGGGCCCGATCCACGGCGACGCCCTCCCCCGCAACGTCCACCTCGGCCCCGACGGCCCTGTCCTGGTCGACCTGGAGACCTTCTCCGGCGACCTCCGCGAACACGACCTCGTCGTCATGGCCCTCTCCCACGACCGCTACGGGCTTCCGGCCGGGGAGTACGACACCTTCACCGCGGCGTACGGCTGGGACGTCCGCGCGTGGGACGGCTGTTCCGTACTGCGAGGCGCCCGCGAGACGGCCAGCTGCGCCTGGGTCGCCCAGCACGCGCCGACCAACCCCAAGGCACTGACCGAGTTCGAACGCCGCGTCGCCTCGCTGCGGGACGGGGACGAGACGGTCCGGTGGTATCCGTTCTGA
- a CDS encoding SAV2148 family HEPN domain-containing protein — protein MGSGGLELPPGDEGHEGNSTDVPPGAVSLARPMDRGSIGPELDWNADAWLEVRTRAQRAGRAYIWLNLVEQRLRAVVAAVLRPIYEPVHGDDWVVAAAGPAGQEWVQRAVAVREVSRRKGYLLDPADDNVLSFLTLPQLRELMVQHWPCFEPYVDERRDVELALDELEVTRNVVSRNRALSEAVLAQAERASAKLLEILGAGSDVPSARRLPVDAVEDLVGERYADVVGVHSDRVRLLRQFPAEDLFGGARRLDAIGIGLNLLVQNFSGRRLVRLAESGCRVRLLFLNPASSAVKRRERELGIKRGELSRAVEMNILHMRRVRSKLRDPGAFEIQVFDETPRFTAYLVDGDGTDGVAVIQTYLRRTRGMEAPVLVLRGGNRVLKAHENGEAGLFDTYREEFEVAWADSRPVS, from the coding sequence GTGGGCTCGGGAGGGCTGGAGTTGCCTCCTGGTGACGAGGGTCACGAGGGGAACTCCACAGATGTCCCACCCGGCGCGGTGTCCCTGGCGCGGCCGATGGACAGGGGTTCCATCGGCCCCGAACTGGACTGGAACGCCGACGCCTGGCTCGAAGTGCGTACGCGCGCCCAGCGGGCCGGCCGCGCCTACATCTGGCTGAACCTCGTCGAGCAGCGGCTGCGCGCCGTGGTGGCCGCCGTGCTGCGGCCCATCTACGAGCCCGTCCACGGCGACGACTGGGTGGTCGCCGCCGCCGGACCCGCCGGACAGGAGTGGGTGCAGCGGGCCGTCGCGGTACGCGAGGTCAGCCGCCGCAAGGGCTATCTGCTCGACCCCGCCGACGACAACGTGCTGAGCTTCCTCACCCTCCCGCAGCTGCGGGAGCTGATGGTGCAGCACTGGCCCTGCTTCGAGCCGTACGTCGACGAGCGGCGCGACGTGGAACTGGCCCTGGACGAGCTGGAGGTCACCCGGAACGTCGTCTCCCGCAACCGTGCCCTGTCCGAGGCCGTCCTCGCCCAGGCCGAGCGCGCCTCGGCGAAACTGCTGGAGATCCTGGGCGCGGGCAGCGACGTGCCCTCCGCGCGCCGGCTGCCCGTCGACGCCGTCGAGGACCTCGTCGGCGAACGGTACGCGGACGTCGTCGGCGTCCACTCCGACCGGGTGCGGCTGCTGCGGCAGTTCCCCGCCGAGGACCTCTTCGGCGGCGCCCGCCGCCTCGACGCCATCGGCATAGGCCTGAACCTCCTCGTGCAGAACTTCTCCGGGCGGCGGCTGGTGCGGCTCGCCGAGTCGGGCTGCCGGGTGCGGCTGCTCTTCCTGAATCCCGCGTCCAGCGCGGTGAAGCGACGCGAGCGCGAACTCGGCATAAAACGCGGTGAGTTGAGCCGTGCCGTGGAGATGAACATCCTCCATATGCGCCGGGTCCGTTCCAAGCTGCGCGACCCCGGAGCCTTCGAGATCCAGGTGTTCGACGAGACGCCCCGGTTCACCGCCTACCTCGTCGACGGCGACGGCACGGACGGTGTCGCCGTCATCCAGACCTATCTGCGCCGCACCCGGGGGATGGAGGCGCCGGTCCTCGTCCTGCGCGGCGGCAACCGGGTCCTCAAGGCGCACGAGAACGGCGAAGCCGGGCTTTTCGACACCTACCGCGAGGAGTTCGAAGTGGCGTGGGCGGACTCACGACCGGTGTCATGA
- a CDS encoding CDP-alcohol phosphatidyltransferase family protein, protein MRRDIPDLAEVRRVTQKKRDAWWTVLLVDPVATPLVRLTAKYTRITPNQLTWGAFLLGLVSAGFFALGDWRWLIAGAVVYHLSFILDCMDGKVARLTGQGSVFGAWLDFVFDRVRVAACSVALMAGQYHRTGETFYIWLAAAVIGCDALRYINSLETFKVRHTMRKQIKARLREARRAENERELAFMEDLLRENPEADIEQDLRTATAEVTQAAPQTQVVDLHQEFRRRFPAYLRMRSFLLRHRVRPHLISGIEFQMGVFMIGPIVDSVMAATVVSGALLLVFELAIVYKLLLSTRDFTRTLDSFDRGDVAKAA, encoded by the coding sequence ATGCGCCGAGACATACCCGACCTCGCGGAAGTGCGCCGCGTCACGCAGAAGAAGCGGGACGCCTGGTGGACCGTGCTGCTCGTCGACCCGGTCGCCACGCCGCTGGTGCGGCTCACCGCGAAGTACACGAGGATCACGCCCAACCAGCTGACCTGGGGCGCCTTCCTGCTGGGCCTGGTCTCGGCCGGCTTCTTCGCGCTGGGCGACTGGCGCTGGCTGATCGCCGGAGCCGTCGTCTACCACCTGAGCTTCATCCTCGACTGCATGGACGGCAAGGTCGCCCGGCTCACCGGCCAGGGCTCCGTGTTCGGCGCCTGGCTCGACTTCGTCTTCGACCGCGTCCGGGTGGCGGCCTGTTCGGTGGCCCTGATGGCCGGGCAGTACCACCGCACGGGCGAGACCTTCTACATCTGGCTCGCCGCCGCCGTCATCGGCTGCGACGCGCTCCGCTACATCAACTCCCTGGAGACCTTCAAGGTCCGCCACACCATGCGCAAGCAGATCAAGGCCCGGCTCCGTGAGGCCCGCCGCGCCGAGAACGAGCGGGAACTCGCCTTCATGGAGGACCTGCTGCGCGAGAACCCCGAGGCCGACATCGAGCAGGACCTGCGCACGGCCACCGCCGAGGTCACCCAGGCCGCGCCGCAGACCCAGGTCGTCGACCTGCACCAGGAGTTCCGCCGCCGCTTCCCCGCCTATCTGCGCATGCGGTCGTTCCTGCTGCGCCACCGGGTCCGCCCCCATCTGATCAGCGGCATCGAGTTCCAGATGGGCGTCTTCATGATCGGCCCGATCGTCGACTCGGTGATGGCGGCGACCGTCGTCTCCGGCGCCCTGCTGCTCGTCTTCGAACTGGCCATCGTCTACAAGCTGTTGCTGTCGACCCGCGACTTCACCCGCACCCTCGACTCCTTCGACCGGGGGGACGTGGCCAAGGCGGCCTGA
- a CDS encoding DUF1697 domain-containing protein produces the protein MTTYAALLRGINVGGSKKVPMADLRTLLTGLGHDGVATYLQSGNAVFTSDHGDENSLAADITTAIGKHFGFTVDVLVRDHAYLESVREDCPFPAAELEGKQLHVTYFSETVDASRFEGIDRQAFLPEEFGLGDRALYLYAPEGLGRSKLAETLSKPRLLKGLIATTRNWNTVVKLAELTRTG, from the coding sequence ATGACGACGTACGCGGCGCTCCTGCGCGGGATCAACGTGGGCGGCAGCAAGAAGGTCCCGATGGCCGACCTCCGGACCCTGCTGACCGGCCTCGGCCACGACGGCGTGGCCACCTACCTCCAGAGCGGTAACGCGGTCTTCACCAGCGACCACGGAGACGAGAACTCCCTCGCCGCGGACATCACGACCGCCATCGGGAAACACTTCGGTTTCACCGTCGACGTCCTGGTGCGCGACCACGCGTACCTGGAGTCCGTCCGAGAGGACTGTCCCTTCCCGGCAGCGGAGTTGGAGGGCAAACAGCTCCACGTGACGTACTTCTCGGAGACCGTGGACGCGTCCCGCTTCGAGGGGATCGACCGACAGGCCTTCCTGCCGGAGGAGTTCGGACTCGGAGACCGCGCCCTGTACTTGTACGCTCCGGAGGGCCTGGGCCGCTCCAAGCTCGCGGAGACCCTGTCGAAGCCCCGCCTCCTGAAGGGCCTGATCGCCACGACCCGCAACTGGAACACGGTCGTGAAATTGGCGGAACTGACACGGACCGGTTGA